The genomic region CCATTTCCGGTGGTGTTTACGGGTGGGATATGCCTGAGGTCGCCCACCATGCCATAAGCGCTATGCGCGCGTGGAAACCCGAAGAACGCTACACCACCGCAGAAGAGACCCCAGTTACGGAAGAGCCACAAGAAATCACATTCGCACTATTCAGTGAAGACGCGAAACAAATCTTCGACCAAGAACTCTCCCGCTCCTAGCCCCACGGCCTCAGGTGATCCGTAATCGCCCCAGTCAAGACTGAGTCAGTTAAACGGGACTAACCCCCAGATTACGGCCGGCAAGTCCGCGGGCGCGCTTACCCAGCGCGGTTGCGACCTCGCCCAGAGCTTCAGCAGCCGGCCCGGATTCCAGAGCCACGGGCTTACCAGCGTCGCCGCCCTCACGCAAAGCAACATCCAATGGAACTTGCGCTAATAAAGGCACTTGGTAACCGAGCTGCGCGCTCAACCTGTCCGCCACGGTTTGGCCCCCGCCCTCACCGAAAATGTTCAAACGCGAACCATCATCTTGTGGCAGGTACGACATGTTCTCAACCACGCCAATTACCCGCTGGTTCGTCTGCTGTGCAATGGAACCAGCCCGCTCCGCCACTTCCGCAGCGGCGATCTGCGGGGTGGTGACCACCAGAATCTCCGAGTTCGGTAGCAGCTGCGGAATCGAAATCGCTACGTCACCTGTGCCCGGCGGCAAGTCCAGCAAAAGCACATCTAGGTCACCCCAGAACACGTCCGCCAAGAACTGTTGAATCGCCCGGTGCAGCATCGGGCCACGCCACACTACTGCCTGGCCGTCCGGCACGAACATGCCGATCGAAATAACTTTCACCTCGTGCGCAATCGGGGGGATGATCATCCCGTCAATAACAGTTGGTTCGTGTTCAACCCCCATCATGCGGGGGATGGAGAAGCCGTAAATATCCGCATCCACAACCCCAACCTTCAGACCCTGCTTCGCCATCGCAGCCGCCAGGTTAGCTGTCATTGAAGACTTCCCAACCCCACCTTTGCCGGATGTCACGGCGATCACGCGGGTTAGGGAACCGGGTTTCGCAAACGGAATCTCACGCTCGGTAACCCCACCGTTCAACTGCTCCCGCAGGGCCTTGCGCTGCTCCTCATTCATCGCACCCAAGTTGATGGTGACGGATTCAATCCCATCTTCCTTCAGCAGACGCTGTTCCACGTCGTTATTAATCGTGTCCTTGAGGGGACAGCCCGCGACGGTGAGGAGGATTCCCACGGTCACATGGGTGCCGTCAATTTCGACGGAATCAACCATGTTTAGTTCCGTGATGGGCCGGCGAATTTCCGGATCTATGACGTCCTCTAACGCTTTACGTACAGACTCTTCGGTGACAACACTCATACACGCCATACTAGTAGATGTTGCTGTAACTCTCCCAGTGCGGCATATAATTTAGGCTCAGGAACGCAGGCGAGAAAGTTAGGGAAGTTGTGGAATCGGCTAATGTAGCATCCGTAAAGAAGCGCCGAGTTAAGGGCCTTGACGGTTTGCGAACCATTGGTGCGATCGCAGTGCTTGCATACCACTTATCCCCATTTGCTCCCGGAGGTTTCTTGGGGGTCGACGTGTTTTTCGTGCTCTCCGGGTTCCTGATCACCGCGCTGCTCGTTAAGGAGCATCACAGATCGGGTCGCATCAACCTGTGGAGCTTCTGGCTGCGCCGTATCCGGCGTTTGTTGCCGGCGTCCGCGTTGATGGCGGTGGTGACGTTAATTGTTGCGGGCACCTTGAGTATGGACCTGCTTGCAGGGATTCTGCCACAGTTCTTGGGGGTAATTACCTTTTCGTATAACTGGGTGGAGATCGCTCGGGGCGCGTCTTACTTCGACCAGGCGAATCCGCATTTGTGGACTAACGTGTGGTCGCTTGCAGTTGAACAGCAGTTTTACTTACTTTGGCCCGCGATCGTCCTTCTGGTGATTCTTCTGAGGCGGGGCGTACGCTGGGTAGTTCCCACGGTTTTGGGAGCCCTGTCTGCCGGGTGGATGGCGTATTTGATTTCCAATGCGGACGATTTTACGCGCGCTTACCAGGGTAGTGATTCGCACGCGTTTTCCCTCATGGTGGGGGCGGCGTTGGCGTTGGCTACGGCGAATCCGCTGGGGGTGGGCCGGCGTCGGTACCCGTTGGTGCGTGGGGTTGGCGCTTGGCTCGGTTTGATTGGAATCGTGCTGTGCTGCTTGCACATTCCGGATAGTCAGACGTGGGTGTACCCGTGGGGCACGCTGCTGGCGTGTGTTTGCAGTGCCCTGGTTATTCAGGGGGTGCTTGGGCCGATTGATGAGCGCTACCCCGCGAAGCTCCTGGTGGGTTTGTTGGAGTGGAAGCCCATTAAGTGGTTCGGCGTGCGTTCGTATGGGGTGTATTTGTGGCATTGGCCGGTGTGGGTGATTTTGTCGCATGAGTTGCCGCACGTGGATACGCGGATTATTGGTTGCGTTGTGGTGGTTTTGTCTGTTGTGGCTGCGGCTTTGTCTTTCCGGTTTGTTGAGGAGCCGATGCGGCGCGATGGGATTGGCCACACGTTGCGGCGCTGGTTGGGCTCGTCGTGGGCTTTTATGCGGCCTTCGCGTGGATACAAACCCGCGGCAGTGGATTACGTTAAGTTTGTGACCCCACTGGTGGCGGTGATTGCTGTGGTGGGAGCCGTGGTTGGTTTCTTGATTGGGGCGCCAGAAAAAACCTCGGCTGAGTTAGCTGTGCAGAAAGGCCAGCAGGCGGTGCACGGCGATGAGTCGCATGGCGGTAAGCAGGGGAATGAACCTCAGGAAAATGGGAAACCCGGGGCCGGTAAAGACGGTAACGAGCCCGGCGCCGGTAATAGCGATGGTAATAAGGGGGAGTCTGCTGACGGGGAATCTAAGAAGCCCCGTGGGTCTGGGCATGCGCCGCAAGTGGTGGGGAAGAATGTGACGGTGATTGGTGATTCCGTTACGCTCGCGGCCGCACCGGCGTTGCAGCAGGCGCTACCGGATGTGAGTGTGGACGCGGAAGTGTCGCGCGCGATGCCGGCAGGGATTTCTTTGGTTCAGTCTTTAAAGTCTGAGGGTGCGCTGCGGCCTTACGTGGTGTTGTCTTTGGCTACGAATTCCGCGGTGTCGGCCGAGCAGTTAGATCAGTTGTATGAGCTGATTGGGAAGGACCATTATTTGGTGCTGGTAACCGCGTTTGGGCCGGAGCGGACCACGTGGATTGGGCCGAGTAATGACGTGATGCGCAGCTGGGCTGCGGGTAAAGACCGGGTGCAGGTGGCAGACTGGGCGGCTGCTATTGGAGCACATACCGAGAACCTGGCGGGCGACTACGTCCACCCCGATGGTCAAGGCGGGAAATATTATGCGGAAGTAGTGAAAAAAGCGCTGACTTCGTTTAAATAGTAGGGTCAGAGGGGCAATTAGTTACCCCAAGGAGATTCGAGCGTGAAACGGAAAGCAAACAAACAACACCATCACATTGCAGATCTACATTTTGATACAAAGGATGGCCGAAAAAGCTTCTGGTCCACAATAATCTCCATCTGGCTAGGCACCACAATGGAGTACGTAGACTTTGCTCTGTACGGGCTTGCCGCGGGCCTTGTTTTCGGCGACGTATTCTTTCCAGAGCAAACCCCAATAGTCGCCCTTCTTTCCTCGTTCGCCACCTGGGCCGTTGGGTTCATCGCCCGACCAATCGGAGCGATCGTTCTCGGTAAACTCGGTGACACTCACGGGCGCAAAACGATCCTGATCGTAACAGTAGCTTTAATGGGAATCTCCACAACCTCCATTGGTCTGATCCCGAGTTACCACAGTATTGGGTTCTGGGCTCCATTGTTGCTGGTGCTTTGTCGATTAGGACAAGGATTTGGCGCGGGGGCAGAACTATCCGGTGGCGCCGTGATGCTTGCTGAATCAGCGCCCTCGAAACGACGCGGTTTAGTTACTTCTTTAATCGGTGTCGGGTCCAATAGTGGTACCCTGCTTGCTTCCACCGTGTGGCTGCTGGTGCTCTTGCTTCCTCACGACCAAATAATGTCGTGGGGGTGGCGCATTCCATTCTTATGCTCATTCTTGGTCGCCTTGCTAGCACTCTTGCTGCGCAGAACTATGAAAGAAAGCCCAGTTTTCCAAGAGTTTCAAAAAACTAAAGAAAAATGGGTTTCGGAAGCGAAAACTCAAACGGAAACGAATGCCGGTTGGAAGGCCTTCTTTGTAATGATGGGCCTGCGGATTGGTGAAAATGGGCCCTCGTACATTGCGCAAGGTTTCTTGGTGGGGTATGTGGTGAAGGCTCTATCGATTGATAAATCGGTACCAACGACCGCTGTGTTCGTAGCATCTATATTGGGCTTCGTAGTGATCCCACTCTCCGGCTGGTTAACAGACAAGTTTGGACGCAGAATCGTTTACCGCTATTTCTGCCTAGCACTGGTGCTCTACGGTATACCAGCTTTCTACCTGATGGAATCGCGCAACCCTTGGATTGTAGGCACAGTAATAGTGGTGGGAATGTGCATCGCGTCGCTTGGTATCTTCGGTGCACAAGCCGCGTACGGCGTGGAACTCTTTGGAGTTCAACACCGCTACTCAAAGATGGCAGTCGCGAAAGAGCTCGGTTCGATACTCTCTGGTGGAACGGCTCCCATGGTGGCTTCCGCACTGCTCGCCGCCAGCGGATCGTGGATTCCACTTGCTGCTTATTTTGTCGTTATGGCGGGTATCGGCTTGGCAACAACGTTTGTGGCCCCGGAAACGCGTGGGCGCAACCTGTCGCTGATGGATGACGCGATCTAGAGAGACTGCAACACCATGCGCGTAATCATTGATTGTGATCCTGGAAATGGCATTCCAGGGGCAAATGTGGACGATGGGTTGGCTCTAACATACGCACTGGCAGCGAAGGAGCTTGAAGTAGCTGCTATATGGACCGTATTTGGAAACACTTCACCTGAGGAGGGTGCGGCCTCGGCTTCGAAGATAGTCCAAGCATTCGTTCGTAGTTCGAAACAGGACACTCATATTCCCATACGCGTAGGCTCGAGTTCGCCTTTATCAGGTAACGCCCGCGCATTGAGGGCAAAACTAGATGCGCCAAGCCAGGATCCGTCCGTCTGTACACTGTGGGGAATCGATGGTTGCGCCGAACGAAATTGGGATCCACAAACAAACCGCCGTGCTACTGCACTGCAAAACATGGCTGAAGATCTGCTTTGTGCTCGGGAGCCCACAACCCTTGTGTGTATTGGTCCGCTTACGAATATCGCGAGACTGATTACGAATTACCCGCAAGTAGCAGCAAAAATTAAACAAATATCGTTGATGGGTGGCTACTTTAAACAAACTAGTGAGGTCGACACCAATTTTGCGGTTGACCCACGAGCTGCGCAAGTAGTCCTGTCCTCTAAGATTCCTATCTGGATGATCCCACTGGACGTAACGCGCACAACTTGTTTGACCCTACAGGAGTGGCGTGAAATTAAACAGAGTGCGCATGATCTAACAGCTTCGAATTTACGCCCAAGACACGATGAGCGCGTCGACTCGCGTGTACCAGTAGCGGGTCATATTGCAGAAAAAATCTCAAAATGGTTGGAGCCTTGGATACGGTACAGCGCGCAAACACGGCCAGTGGACGGAATGTGGATTCATGACTTGCTAGCGGTAACGCACCTGGTAAATCCGGATGTACTGGGCTGGAGCGCAGAACCTTTAGCGGTAAGCGTGCTCCCGAATGGAAAAACAATAATAAGCCCGACTGGTTGTCCCACAAGGATTGCGAAAAGTGCCGATAACCGACTGCTAGTATCCGACTGGGCACAAACAGTATTCGGATTAAATACTGCGGGCAACAGCCCCGGCTCTTTCTAGATCAAATTATTCTTAGCTGTAAAGATTCAAACGAAGCTTTCTAAACCCAACGTGGGCTTGCCTGCGTTTAACAGGCAAGCCCACTGGTTTATATCACTAGGTCAGCGTCTCCAACTAGTAGGGTGCGACTATTACGGCCCATCTAGTAGTAAGACGGCTACCGCCTGTCGATTCCTTTGAATGAGAACTTGAAGTCCATTGGGCCAGCTGGGATCCGGTACTGCGGCAGAGTTTCCGCACCCCACGAGTTATCACCACCCACACCCCGGCGTGCCAACGCTGGGCGGATATGCGTGTACAACGGCTGCGGTAACTCGTTCGGATGCCGCGCCTGCTCCACCTGGAACGGACCCCACGGCAGCGCCGAGAACTCCATCGGGGTATCGGCCTGCAACCGTACGCCAAACCCGTCCTCAGAAAACACTTCTGCCCAACGCACACCCACGTGGTTACCACACTCCTGCGGACGTAAATAACGCGCAAAACCAGACTGCGTATCAGA from Gleimia hominis harbors:
- a CDS encoding Mrp/NBP35 family ATP-binding protein, with the protein product MSVVTEESVRKALEDVIDPEIRRPITELNMVDSVEIDGTHVTVGILLTVAGCPLKDTINNDVEQRLLKEDGIESVTINLGAMNEEQRKALREQLNGGVTEREIPFAKPGSLTRVIAVTSGKGGVGKSSMTANLAAAMAKQGLKVGVVDADIYGFSIPRMMGVEHEPTVIDGMIIPPIAHEVKVISIGMFVPDGQAVVWRGPMLHRAIQQFLADVFWGDLDVLLLDLPPGTGDVAISIPQLLPNSEILVVTTPQIAAAEVAERAGSIAQQTNQRVIGVVENMSYLPQDDGSRLNIFGEGGGQTVADRLSAQLGYQVPLLAQVPLDVALREGGDAGKPVALESGPAAEALGEVATALGKRARGLAGRNLGVSPV
- a CDS encoding acyltransferase family protein, whose amino-acid sequence is MESANVASVKKRRVKGLDGLRTIGAIAVLAYHLSPFAPGGFLGVDVFFVLSGFLITALLVKEHHRSGRINLWSFWLRRIRRLLPASALMAVVTLIVAGTLSMDLLAGILPQFLGVITFSYNWVEIARGASYFDQANPHLWTNVWSLAVEQQFYLLWPAIVLLVILLRRGVRWVVPTVLGALSAGWMAYLISNADDFTRAYQGSDSHAFSLMVGAALALATANPLGVGRRRYPLVRGVGAWLGLIGIVLCCLHIPDSQTWVYPWGTLLACVCSALVIQGVLGPIDERYPAKLLVGLLEWKPIKWFGVRSYGVYLWHWPVWVILSHELPHVDTRIIGCVVVVLSVVAAALSFRFVEEPMRRDGIGHTLRRWLGSSWAFMRPSRGYKPAAVDYVKFVTPLVAVIAVVGAVVGFLIGAPEKTSAELAVQKGQQAVHGDESHGGKQGNEPQENGKPGAGKDGNEPGAGNSDGNKGESADGESKKPRGSGHAPQVVGKNVTVIGDSVTLAAAPALQQALPDVSVDAEVSRAMPAGISLVQSLKSEGALRPYVVLSLATNSAVSAEQLDQLYELIGKDHYLVLVTAFGPERTTWIGPSNDVMRSWAAGKDRVQVADWAAAIGAHTENLAGDYVHPDGQGGKYYAEVVKKALTSFK
- a CDS encoding MFS transporter, translating into MKRKANKQHHHIADLHFDTKDGRKSFWSTIISIWLGTTMEYVDFALYGLAAGLVFGDVFFPEQTPIVALLSSFATWAVGFIARPIGAIVLGKLGDTHGRKTILIVTVALMGISTTSIGLIPSYHSIGFWAPLLLVLCRLGQGFGAGAELSGGAVMLAESAPSKRRGLVTSLIGVGSNSGTLLASTVWLLVLLLPHDQIMSWGWRIPFLCSFLVALLALLLRRTMKESPVFQEFQKTKEKWVSEAKTQTETNAGWKAFFVMMGLRIGENGPSYIAQGFLVGYVVKALSIDKSVPTTAVFVASILGFVVIPLSGWLTDKFGRRIVYRYFCLALVLYGIPAFYLMESRNPWIVGTVIVVGMCIASLGIFGAQAAYGVELFGVQHRYSKMAVAKELGSILSGGTAPMVASALLAASGSWIPLAAYFVVMAGIGLATTFVAPETRGRNLSLMDDAI
- a CDS encoding nucleoside hydrolase, with product MRVIIDCDPGNGIPGANVDDGLALTYALAAKELEVAAIWTVFGNTSPEEGAASASKIVQAFVRSSKQDTHIPIRVGSSSPLSGNARALRAKLDAPSQDPSVCTLWGIDGCAERNWDPQTNRRATALQNMAEDLLCAREPTTLVCIGPLTNIARLITNYPQVAAKIKQISLMGGYFKQTSEVDTNFAVDPRAAQVVLSSKIPIWMIPLDVTRTTCLTLQEWREIKQSAHDLTASNLRPRHDERVDSRVPVAGHIAEKISKWLEPWIRYSAQTRPVDGMWIHDLLAVTHLVNPDVLGWSAEPLAVSVLPNGKTIISPTGCPTRIAKSADNRLLVSDWAQTVFGLNTAGNSPGSF